A genomic region of Halomonas aestuarii contains the following coding sequences:
- a CDS encoding carbohydrate kinase family protein, with protein MTPVITFGEALVDLLSSRLGEPAGGTADAPEVFTPYAGGAPANVAVACARLGVPSRFLGMLGEDHFGDFLAAELAAHGVDTSGVVRTREARTALAFVSRDADGERTFDFYRPPAADLLYRLEHLPAGVFADPAIVHFCSNSLTEPEIAETTLAMAEMARRAGCLVSVDANLRHNLWADGTADISLVTRLLDAADLLKLSTDELDDLRADHPREGWLAERLAAGVKVAVITDGPGQVSLLGIGREERITPPVVQAVDTTAGGDAFIGGLLAEIAELTAATGVDSAWHQDTAFLHRAVETACRCGAHAVTRPGAYAALPDREDLARLRR; from the coding sequence ATGACCCCCGTCATCACCTTCGGCGAGGCGCTCGTCGACCTGCTCTCCAGCCGTCTCGGCGAGCCCGCCGGCGGAACGGCGGATGCCCCGGAAGTCTTCACCCCCTATGCCGGTGGCGCCCCCGCCAACGTGGCCGTGGCCTGCGCCCGCCTGGGCGTGCCGAGCCGCTTCCTCGGCATGCTCGGCGAGGATCACTTCGGTGACTTCCTGGCCGCGGAGCTGGCCGCCCACGGCGTCGACACCTCCGGCGTGGTGCGCACCCGCGAGGCGCGCACGGCCCTGGCCTTCGTCTCCCGCGACGCCGACGGCGAGCGCACCTTCGACTTCTACCGCCCGCCGGCGGCCGACCTCCTCTATCGGCTGGAGCACCTGCCCGCCGGGGTCTTCGCCGACCCCGCCATCGTGCACTTCTGCAGCAACAGCCTGACGGAGCCCGAGATCGCCGAGACCACCCTGGCCATGGCCGAGATGGCGCGCCGCGCCGGCTGCCTGGTGAGCGTGGACGCCAACCTGCGCCATAACCTCTGGGCCGACGGCACGGCCGACATCAGCCTGGTCACCCGCCTGCTCGACGCCGCCGACCTGCTCAAGCTCTCGACGGACGAGCTCGACGACCTGCGCGCCGACCATCCCCGGGAGGGCTGGCTGGCCGAACGCCTCGCCGCCGGGGTAAAGGTCGCGGTGATCACCGACGGCCCGGGGCAGGTCTCCCTGCTGGGCATCGGCCGGGAGGAGCGGATCACGCCACCGGTCGTGCAGGCCGTGGACACCACGGCCGGCGGCGATGCCTTCATCGGCGGGCTGCTGGCCGAGATCGCCGAGCTCACCGCCGCGACGGGCGTCGATAGCGCCTGGCACCAGGACACGGCCTTCCTGCACCGGGCCGTGGAGACCGCCTGCCGTTGCGGCGCCCACGCCGTGACCCGCCCCGGGGCCTATGCCGCCCTGCCCGACCGCGAGGACCTGGCACGCCTGCGGCGCTGA
- a CDS encoding bifunctional 4-hydroxy-2-oxoglutarate aldolase/2-dehydro-3-deoxy-phosphogluconate aldolase: MTIDKQLPSTRITELDSICLKAEVIPVLAIQRIEDAVPLARALVEGGLSVLEITLRTDCALEAIERIKAALPQASVGVGTVLTPAQYRQAEQVGADFVVTPGTTEALYRYGVGSPVPMLPGIATVSELMVGWQYGYRRFKFFPAEASGGVKALKAFAGPIPEARFCPTGGIGINNAEDYLALKNVMCVGGSWLTPKSLVDAEDWDAIRSLAREAAERFHH; encoded by the coding sequence ATGACGATCGACAAACAGCTGCCGTCCACCCGCATCACCGAGCTCGACAGCATCTGCCTCAAGGCCGAGGTGATCCCGGTGCTGGCGATCCAGCGCATCGAGGATGCCGTGCCCCTGGCCAGGGCTCTGGTCGAAGGCGGCCTCTCGGTGCTCGAGATCACCCTGCGGACCGACTGCGCGCTGGAGGCCATCGAGCGCATCAAGGCGGCGCTGCCCCAGGCCAGCGTCGGCGTCGGGACCGTGCTGACCCCGGCCCAGTATCGCCAGGCCGAGCAGGTCGGGGCCGACTTCGTGGTCACCCCCGGCACCACCGAGGCGCTCTATCGCTACGGCGTCGGCAGCCCCGTGCCCATGCTGCCGGGCATCGCCACCGTCTCCGAGCTGATGGTGGGCTGGCAGTACGGCTACCGGCGCTTCAAGTTCTTTCCGGCCGAGGCCAGCGGCGGGGTCAAGGCGCTCAAGGCCTTCGCCGGCCCGATTCCCGAGGCACGCTTCTGCCCCACCGGCGGGATCGGCATCAACAACGCCGAGGACTACCTGGCGCTGAAGAACGTGATGTGCGTGGGCGGTTCCTGGCTGACCCCCAAGTCGCTGGTCGACGCCGAGGACTGGGATGCCATCCGCTCCCTGGCCCGCGAGGCGGCGGAGCGCTTCCACCACTGA
- the pgl gene encoding 6-phosphogluconolactonase: MTDTTPTPREQLARQLAEAVAEALRADLATRERALLVLSGGSTPVPFFQALAPMDLPWARIEVTLADERWVTEDADDSNARLVREHLLQGPAAEATFVPLTSAAETPEQGVEEVAARLAGLAWPASAVVLGMGGDGHTASLFPDSQELALALTTEEPLVAVRTPSQPQARITLSAERLHRARRHFLHITGSDKRDVLARALSGDDVRELPIRAFLACPAAIYWAP, translated from the coding sequence ATGACCGACACGACCCCGACGCCCCGCGAACAGCTCGCCCGCCAGCTGGCCGAGGCCGTGGCCGAGGCCCTGAGGGCCGACCTGGCAACCCGCGAGCGCGCCCTGCTGGTGCTGTCCGGCGGCTCGACCCCGGTGCCCTTCTTCCAGGCCCTGGCCCCCATGGACCTGCCCTGGGCGCGCATCGAGGTGACGCTGGCCGACGAGCGCTGGGTGACCGAGGACGCGGACGACAGCAATGCCCGCCTGGTCCGCGAGCACCTGCTGCAGGGGCCGGCCGCCGAGGCCACCTTCGTGCCCCTGACCAGCGCCGCCGAGACGCCCGAGCAGGGGGTCGAGGAGGTGGCGGCACGCCTCGCGGGGCTGGCCTGGCCGGCCAGCGCCGTGGTGCTGGGCATGGGCGGCGACGGCCATACGGCCTCGCTGTTCCCCGACAGCCAGGAGCTCGCCCTGGCGCTGACCACGGAAGAGCCGCTGGTGGCGGTGCGCACCCCGAGCCAGCCCCAGGCGCGCATCACCCTGAGTGCCGAGCGGCTGCATCGGGCCCGGCGCCACTTCCTGCACATCACCGGCAGCGACAAGCGCGACGTGCTGGCCCGGGCCCTCTCCGGCGATGACGTCCGAGAGTTGCCTATCCGCGCCTTCCTGGCCTGCCCGGCAGCCATCTACTGGGCCCCCTGA
- the zwf gene encoding glucose-6-phosphate dehydrogenase, with protein MTQRKRPGEARATDAGSTAIDLALFGALGDLAQRKLFPALYHLDREGLLDDSTRMLGLARQELDREGFRGRVEASLKTHVNAAELDREVLKRFLARLDFLQLDFLEPEGYAAVREWRQDGLARPMVVYLSVGAKIYGDICRNLQASGSLDDQSRVVVEKPIGFDLESSAEVNDAIGAVFPESRVYRIDHYLGKETVQNLIALRFANPLFGTQWNQNHISHVEITVAEKVGIEGRWGYFDEAGQLRDMVQNHLLQLVCLIAMDPPANLDADAIRDEKVKVLKALKPFTDDMLGRDVVRGQYMAGTNDGQAVPGYLEEEGANTDSHTETFVAMKTGVANWRWAGVPFYLRTGKRMPEKLSQIIIHFRQQPHYIFDPDQRGLAANKLVIRLQPEEGIALEVLTKDSGLDKGMRLRRGPLHLDFSSAFPKTRIPDAYERLLLEVMKGQQYLFVRRDEVEHAWQWCDSLVEAWADRDEPPRRYPAGSWGPVASIAMITQDGRSWYEDY; from the coding sequence ATGACACAACGCAAGCGACCCGGCGAGGCCCGGGCCACCGATGCCGGCAGCACCGCAATCGATCTGGCGCTGTTCGGTGCGCTCGGCGACCTGGCCCAGCGCAAGCTCTTTCCGGCGCTCTATCACCTCGACCGCGAGGGGCTCCTGGACGACAGCACCCGGATGCTGGGCCTGGCGCGCCAGGAGCTCGACCGGGAGGGCTTCCGGGGCCGGGTCGAGGCATCGCTCAAGACCCACGTGAATGCCGCGGAGCTCGATCGGGAGGTGCTGAAGCGCTTCCTCGCCCGCCTGGACTTCCTGCAGCTCGACTTCCTCGAGCCCGAGGGCTACGCCGCCGTCCGCGAGTGGCGCCAGGACGGCCTGGCCCGCCCCATGGTCGTCTACCTCTCGGTGGGGGCGAAGATCTATGGCGACATCTGCCGCAACCTTCAGGCCAGCGGCAGCCTCGATGACCAGAGCCGCGTGGTGGTCGAGAAGCCCATCGGCTTCGATCTCGAGTCCTCCGCCGAGGTCAACGATGCCATCGGCGCGGTCTTCCCCGAGTCCCGGGTCTACCGCATCGATCATTATCTCGGCAAGGAGACGGTGCAGAACCTGATCGCGCTGCGCTTCGCCAACCCGCTGTTCGGCACCCAGTGGAACCAGAACCACATCTCCCACGTCGAGATCACGGTGGCCGAGAAGGTGGGCATCGAGGGGCGCTGGGGCTACTTCGACGAGGCCGGCCAGCTGCGGGACATGGTGCAGAACCACCTGCTGCAGCTGGTCTGCCTGATCGCCATGGACCCGCCGGCCAACCTGGACGCCGATGCCATCCGCGACGAGAAGGTCAAGGTGCTCAAGGCGCTCAAGCCCTTCACCGACGACATGCTGGGGCGTGACGTGGTGCGCGGCCAGTACATGGCCGGCACCAACGACGGCCAGGCCGTGCCGGGCTACCTCGAGGAGGAGGGGGCCAACACCGACAGCCATACCGAGACCTTCGTGGCCATGAAGACCGGGGTGGCCAACTGGCGCTGGGCCGGGGTGCCCTTCTACCTGCGCACCGGCAAGCGCATGCCGGAGAAGCTCTCTCAGATCATCATCCATTTCCGCCAGCAGCCCCACTACATCTTCGATCCCGACCAGCGCGGGCTCGCCGCCAACAAGCTGGTGATCCGCCTGCAGCCGGAGGAGGGCATCGCCCTGGAGGTCCTGACCAAGGACAGCGGCCTGGACAAGGGCATGCGCCTGCGACGTGGCCCGCTGCACCTGGACTTCAGCAGCGCCTTTCCCAAGACCCGGATTCCGGATGCCTACGAGCGACTGCTGCTGGAAGTCATGAAGGGGCAGCAGTACCTCTTCGTGCGCCGCGACGAGGTCGAGCATGCCTGGCAGTGGTGCGACAGCCTGGTGGAGGCCTGGGCGGACCGTGACGAGCCGCCCCGGCGCTATCCCGCCGGCTCCTGGGGGCCGGTCGCCTCCATCGCCATGATCACCCAGGACGGTCGCAGCTGGTATGAAGACTACTGA
- a CDS encoding MurR/RpiR family transcriptional regulator, translated as MVRHDLLDRIRRQLDELNRSERKVADVILADPTSATSMSIATLAQLASVSEPTVNRFCRSFDAKGYPDFKIKLAQSLAGGTPYVSQAVEPDDSAAEYTGKIFGATIAALDQARREVTPERIERVVDYLTQARQLHFFGLGASGAVAQDAQHKFFRFNLPVTAYVDVLMQRMVAAACHTGDVVVVLSWTGRTRDLVDIARLARENGAVVLGITAPDSPLAAECTETLEVATPEDTDYYMPMTSRMIQLTLIDVLAAGMTLRRGEDFLPHLKKIKDSLKVTRYPADGRDDQG; from the coding sequence ATGGTCAGACACGATCTGCTCGACCGCATCCGCCGGCAGCTCGACGAGCTCAACCGATCCGAACGCAAGGTGGCCGACGTCATCCTGGCCGATCCGACCTCGGCCACCAGCATGAGCATCGCCACCCTGGCCCAGCTCGCCTCTGTCAGCGAGCCCACGGTCAACCGCTTCTGCCGAAGCTTCGATGCCAAGGGCTACCCGGACTTCAAGATCAAGCTGGCCCAGAGCCTGGCCGGCGGCACGCCCTACGTCAGCCAGGCGGTGGAGCCGGACGACTCCGCGGCCGAGTACACCGGCAAGATCTTCGGCGCCACCATCGCCGCCCTGGACCAGGCCCGCCGCGAGGTCACCCCGGAACGCATCGAGCGCGTCGTCGACTACCTGACCCAGGCCAGGCAGCTGCACTTCTTCGGACTGGGCGCCTCGGGCGCCGTGGCCCAGGATGCCCAGCACAAGTTCTTCCGCTTCAACCTGCCGGTCACTGCCTACGTGGACGTGCTGATGCAGCGCATGGTGGCCGCCGCCTGCCACACCGGCGACGTGGTCGTGGTGCTGTCCTGGACCGGCCGCACCCGCGACCTGGTCGATATCGCCCGGCTGGCCCGAGAGAACGGCGCCGTGGTGCTCGGCATCACCGCCCCCGATTCGCCGCTGGCCGCCGAGTGCACCGAGACCCTGGAGGTCGCCACCCCCGAGGATACCGACTACTACATGCCCATGACCTCGCGCATGATCCAGCTGACGCTGATCGATGTCCTGGCCGCCGGCATGACCCTGCGGCGCGGCGAGGACTTCCTGCCCCACCTGAAGAAGATCAAGGACAGCCTGAAGGTGACCCGCTACCCCGCCGACGGACGCGACGACCAGGGTTGA
- a CDS encoding putative selenate ABC transporter substrate-binding protein yields MRWLAASVVALCLFAQGAAADTFRFTAIPDENQSRLVERFSKVADYLEGRLGVEVEYVPVKSYGASVTAFRNDQVQLAWFGGLSGVQARRLVPGSEALAQGSEDAAFKSYFIAHRSTGLERADALPDAIEDMSLTFGSRTSTSGRLMPEHFLRKRFEEAPDELFSRIGFSGDHSRTIALVEAGTWDLGAVNFSVWEAAVADGRVDTDKVDVIWATPPYPDYNWTVRGDVDERFGEGFTERLRAALLEMDDPDLLASFPREGFIPADNALYTPIENVAEALGLLR; encoded by the coding sequence ATGCGCTGGCTTGCCGCATCTGTCGTCGCCCTGTGCCTGTTCGCCCAGGGCGCCGCCGCCGACACCTTCCGCTTCACCGCCATCCCCGACGAGAACCAGTCGCGCCTGGTCGAACGCTTCTCGAAGGTGGCGGACTACCTGGAGGGGCGGCTCGGTGTCGAGGTGGAGTACGTGCCCGTGAAATCCTATGGGGCCTCGGTCACCGCCTTCCGCAATGACCAGGTCCAGCTGGCCTGGTTCGGCGGCCTCTCCGGGGTCCAGGCGCGTCGTCTGGTGCCGGGCTCCGAGGCCCTGGCCCAGGGCAGCGAGGACGCGGCGTTCAAGAGCTACTTCATCGCCCACCGCTCCACCGGCCTCGAGCGGGCCGATGCGTTGCCCGACGCCATCGAGGACATGAGCCTGACCTTCGGCTCACGCACCTCCACCTCCGGGCGCCTGATGCCCGAGCACTTCCTGCGCAAGCGCTTCGAGGAGGCCCCGGACGAGCTGTTCTCTCGGATCGGCTTCTCCGGTGACCACTCCCGCACCATCGCCCTGGTGGAGGCCGGCACCTGGGACCTGGGGGCGGTCAACTTCAGCGTCTGGGAGGCCGCGGTGGCGGACGGCCGCGTGGATACCGACAAGGTCGACGTGATCTGGGCCACACCGCCCTACCCGGACTATAACTGGACCGTGCGCGGTGACGTCGACGAGCGGTTCGGCGAGGGCTTCACCGAGAGACTGCGCGCGGCCCTGCTCGAGATGGACGACCCCGACCTGCTGGCAAGCTTCCCGCGGGAGGGCTTCATCCCCGCCGACAACGCCCTCTACACCCCCATCGAGAACGTCGCCGAAGCGCTCGGCCTGCTGCGCTGA